One genomic segment of Paenibacillus durus includes these proteins:
- a CDS encoding glycosyltransferase family 2 protein, which yields MDASIIILNYNTCRLTVDCLQSVYDSETQYTYEIIVIDNHSSDGSVEVIRERFPQVKLIANQENTGFARANNQGMEIASGRYVLLLNSDTVVQRNTLETMISLMDRRPELGASGCKVILPDGSLDKACKRGFPTPAASFYYAFGFSRMFPDNPRFNGYQLGYLDPDKEYEVDCLVGAFMLVRRETIEQIGGLDETFFMYGEDLDWCYRIKEAGWKIYYYPKAFIVHLKGGSARRRPLKIIYEFHRAMIVFHRKHYSKQYSFLVNGAVYVGVGVKLAAVLLRNALTPGRRKQVPVPSLTAAGEAGARSESNAEVRL from the coding sequence ATCGATGCCAGCATCATCATTCTAAATTACAATACATGCCGCTTGACGGTGGACTGTCTGCAGTCGGTGTATGACTCGGAAACGCAGTATACCTATGAAATCATTGTGATCGACAACCATTCTTCTGACGGGTCGGTAGAAGTCATAAGAGAGCGGTTCCCGCAGGTGAAGCTGATTGCCAACCAGGAGAATACCGGATTCGCGCGGGCGAATAACCAGGGGATGGAGATTGCCTCAGGACGTTATGTGCTGCTGCTGAATTCGGATACGGTGGTGCAGAGGAATACGCTGGAGACGATGATTTCCTTGATGGACCGGCGGCCGGAGCTTGGCGCTTCGGGGTGCAAGGTGATTTTGCCGGACGGAAGTCTGGATAAGGCATGCAAACGCGGATTTCCGACCCCTGCGGCTTCCTTCTATTATGCTTTTGGATTCAGCAGAATGTTTCCTGACAACCCGCGGTTCAACGGATACCAGTTGGGTTATCTTGACCCTGACAAGGAATATGAGGTCGACTGTCTGGTCGGCGCGTTCATGCTGGTAAGGCGGGAGACGATCGAGCAGATCGGCGGGCTGGATGAGACCTTTTTTATGTACGGCGAGGATCTCGATTGGTGTTACCGGATCAAGGAAGCGGGCTGGAAGATTTACTATTATCCCAAAGCATTCATTGTGCATCTAAAGGGCGGCAGCGCACGGCGCAGACCGCTTAAGATCATTTATGAATTTCACCGCGCCATGATAGTTTTTCACCGCAAGCATTACAGCAAGCAGTATTCTTTTCTGGTCAATGGGGCCGTATACGTAGGAGTAGGCGTTAAGCTTGCCGCAGTCCTTCTGCGTAATGCTCTGACTCCCGGACGGCGGAAGCAAGTACCTGTGCCAAGCCTTACTGCTGCGGGCGAAGCCGGAGCTCGTTCCGAATCGAATGCCGAGGTGAGATTATGA
- a CDS encoding chorismate mutase, with protein MKSCGSIEEVRANIDRLDRQIVALLCERHLYVNEAAAFKKDADAVKAPQRVEQLIEKVRTTAAEHGGDPNVIEQIYRGIVSAFIEDELRLHREMMNEKGAQPEAD; from the coding sequence ATGAAATCTTGCGGCAGCATCGAAGAGGTAAGGGCCAATATCGACAGGCTGGACCGGCAGATTGTGGCGCTGCTGTGCGAAAGACATCTGTACGTAAATGAAGCAGCCGCATTCAAAAAGGACGCTGACGCCGTCAAAGCACCGCAGCGTGTGGAGCAGTTAATTGAAAAAGTACGGACTACAGCTGCGGAGCATGGCGGCGATCCGAATGTCATCGAGCAAATCTATCGCGGCATTGTGTCGGCCTTTATAGAAGATGAACTACGGCTTCATCGCGAAATGATGAATGAAAAGGGCGCTCAACCGGAGGCCGATTAA
- a CDS encoding TlpA family protein disulfide reductase, whose product MKKILWLWIALLAVLLAGSAFVYNRAQAVPETPLSGGVPIELLKAASGYEGPAKSGKLPAPDFTLPDLSGRQVSLADYKGKIVVLNFWTTWCTVCKKEMPELDEASNILMKQGEVVLLAVNTGEDAETVKQYMKDNAYTLPVLLDPGSSLFKKYGLRGYPTTVVINRDGTVYGGLEGAITADSLLKLGGL is encoded by the coding sequence ATGAAAAAGATACTGTGGCTGTGGATCGCCCTGCTGGCTGTCCTGCTTGCGGGCAGCGCCTTTGTATACAACCGGGCGCAGGCGGTTCCGGAGACTCCGCTGTCGGGCGGCGTTCCGATCGAGCTGCTGAAGGCCGCATCGGGATACGAAGGACCGGCCAAGTCCGGCAAGCTGCCGGCTCCTGATTTCACACTGCCCGATCTGTCAGGCCGGCAGGTGTCGCTCGCGGACTACAAGGGGAAGATTGTCGTGCTTAATTTCTGGACGACCTGGTGTACGGTCTGCAAGAAGGAGATGCCGGAGCTGGATGAGGCGTCGAACATTCTGATGAAACAAGGCGAAGTCGTTCTGCTTGCCGTCAACACCGGCGAAGACGCGGAGACGGTCAAGCAGTATATGAAAGATAACGCTTATACCCTGCCCGTTCTGCTGGACCCGGGTTCCTCCCTCTTTAAAAAATACGGCTTAAGAGGCTACCCCACCACCGTCGTCATAAACCGGGACGGGACCGTATACGGAGGGCTGGAAGGGGCCATAACGGCAGATTCGCTGCTTAAACTTGGCGGTCTTTGA
- a CDS encoding cytochrome c biogenesis CcdA family protein, whose translation MTVNYGLSFLEGVLTFVSPCMLPMLPVYLFYLAGVAGQERREAGIFQSHRPSGLPLLRNAAAFVAGFTLIFVSMGAVATVVGAFLNAHLAVFRIIGGLLMILFGLGFAGVFRLRFLHVEKRLPFRTDKLTFVRSLVFGAVFAFGWTPCVGYLLSSSLLMAGSSDSVLQGMILLLLYSLGLGLPFLFSSLIYNELKETFRFLQRHNRLIGILSGAVMIAAGILTLTDRMQWLANLR comes from the coding sequence ATGACCGTCAACTATGGCCTTAGCTTTCTTGAAGGCGTGCTGACTTTTGTCTCTCCCTGCATGCTGCCCATGCTTCCGGTCTATTTGTTTTATTTGGCTGGAGTAGCCGGGCAAGAGCGGCGGGAAGCCGGGATTTTTCAGTCTCATCGGCCAAGCGGTCTTCCGCTGCTGCGCAATGCGGCTGCTTTTGTGGCCGGATTTACATTGATTTTCGTTTCCATGGGGGCAGTGGCGACGGTGGTCGGAGCCTTTCTGAACGCACATCTCGCTGTGTTCCGCATCATAGGCGGTCTGCTTATGATTCTGTTCGGACTGGGCTTTGCCGGGGTGTTCAGGCTGCGTTTTTTGCACGTTGAGAAGCGTTTGCCCTTTCGGACGGACAAGCTGACATTTGTCCGCTCGCTGGTGTTCGGAGCGGTCTTCGCCTTTGGCTGGACTCCGTGCGTCGGCTACTTGCTATCCTCATCGCTGCTGATGGCCGGAAGCTCCGATTCCGTGCTTCAGGGTATGATCCTGCTGCTGCTCTATTCGCTCGGACTCGGACTGCCGTTTCTGTTCTCATCGCTTATTTATAATGAGCTTAAGGAGACGTTTCGCTTTCTGCAGCGGCATAATCGGCTGATCGGCATACTGTCGGGAGCAGTCATGATTGCCGCAGGAATTCTGACCCTTACGGACCGGATGCAGTGGCTTGCAAACTTAAGATAG
- a CDS encoding heavy-metal-associated domain-containing protein → MENEWSTVISEYTVEGMHCPKCESKIKGELEGIPGVKSVEVNREDKQVAVTHTAERGLAEKIRGQIGMIHDGKFTVTIMTAGNIEG, encoded by the coding sequence ATGGAGAACGAATGGAGCACCGTCATTTCTGAATATACAGTGGAAGGCATGCATTGTCCGAAGTGCGAGTCCAAGATCAAAGGGGAGCTTGAGGGCATCCCCGGCGTCAAGTCGGTGGAGGTCAACAGGGAAGATAAGCAGGTCGCGGTTACTCATACGGCAGAGAGAGGTCTTGCGGAGAAAATCCGCGGCCAAATCGGTATGATTCATGACGGAAAATTTACCGTTACCATCATGACTGCCGGAAATATCGAAGGTTGA
- a CDS encoding ABC transporter substrate-binding protein has product MTVRRISLILAACLLSLAAAGCADSRPETRTIENMKGQSITVPVEAKRIAAVYGPSYETLVMLGAEERIVACSDVQVDNFPWAQRIFKRMISLPKLENVHTAVNIEALLSYKPDLVLGFPRPNESNKLDKLKIANVPGAVTPNLESSLKQLEVYAAALGGDAPERAREYEDYFHAKLKRIKDVTDKLDDSERPAVYYSAIDLLSTYGKYSDLTEVISAAGGRSVTADFEAGNHSQITFEQLVQYNPAYIFIDHGGLDDLETTEKIRQNTYSDGRYGLIEAVANKRVYLTPSGVFYWDMGLQKILLVMEMAKILHPDRFGDLDMNAELREFYSKFYHYELTAEEAGKILNRENP; this is encoded by the coding sequence ATGACTGTACGCCGCATCTCACTCATTCTGGCCGCTTGTCTATTATCTTTGGCGGCGGCAGGCTGCGCGGATTCCCGGCCGGAAACCCGGACAATCGAGAATATGAAAGGACAGAGCATCACAGTCCCGGTGGAAGCCAAGCGAATCGCGGCTGTATACGGACCTTCGTATGAAACGCTTGTCATGCTCGGCGCGGAGGAACGGATCGTTGCCTGCTCCGATGTGCAGGTGGACAATTTCCCGTGGGCGCAGCGGATCTTTAAACGGATGATCTCGCTGCCGAAGCTGGAAAATGTGCATACCGCCGTGAACATCGAGGCTTTGCTGTCTTATAAGCCCGATTTGGTTCTCGGGTTTCCCCGTCCGAATGAGAGCAATAAGCTGGATAAATTGAAGATTGCCAATGTGCCGGGGGCCGTAACACCCAACCTGGAAAGCTCGCTGAAGCAGCTTGAGGTATACGCCGCCGCCCTTGGAGGGGATGCGCCGGAGCGGGCGCGGGAATACGAGGATTATTTTCACGCGAAGCTGAAGAGGATTAAGGATGTTACGGACAAGCTGGATGATTCGGAGCGTCCCGCCGTATACTATTCCGCCATCGATCTTCTATCCACCTATGGGAAGTATTCCGATCTTACCGAAGTGATTTCCGCCGCCGGAGGGCGGTCCGTCACTGCTGATTTCGAGGCGGGTAATCACTCCCAAATTACGTTCGAACAGCTCGTTCAGTACAATCCCGCTTACATTTTTATTGACCATGGGGGACTGGACGATCTGGAGACGACGGAGAAGATCCGGCAGAATACCTACAGCGACGGCAGATACGGTCTCATCGAGGCCGTTGCGAACAAGCGGGTTTATTTGACGCCCAGCGGCGTGTTTTATTGGGATATGGGTCTGCAAAAGATACTGCTGGTCATGGAAATGGCCAAAATCCTTCACCCCGATCGCTTCGGCGATTTGGACATGAACGCGGAGCTGCGGGAGTTTTACTCCAAATTCTATCATTATGAGCTTACGGCGGAGGAAGCCGGAAAAATTTTGAACCGGGAGAACCCTTGA
- a CDS encoding FecCD family ABC transporter permease, giving the protein MNGHHTNIGFKGEATRGRLQKALSNPSRLLAILGVFLLLTALVSLLVGRYSISFADLLALAAGRGGAGAAAQVLFEVRLTRIGAAILTGAALSMSGTAYQGMLRNPLVSPDILGAAAGASGGAALAILLGLGGFAVQTVAFCTGLGAVLLTFAVSRAVAGMAGSGPMLLLLTGMVVGALFAAGISIIKFVADPYNTLPAITFWLMGGLSYVTGTDLLVQLLPMTIGAVPMLLLGWRLNVLSFGDEEASALGVDVRRLRLTFIVGATLLTSTAVSAAGMIGWVGLIIPHLTRMIAGVNHRLLLPASALIGAGFLLIADDLARGLFDQEIPLGILTSIVGAPVFLYLFMKEKN; this is encoded by the coding sequence ATGAACGGCCACCACACAAATATTGGCTTTAAGGGCGAAGCAACGAGGGGAAGGCTGCAAAAGGCGCTTTCAAATCCTTCCCGATTGCTTGCGATCCTCGGGGTGTTCCTGCTGTTGACAGCGCTGGTCTCGCTGCTGGTTGGGAGATACAGCATTTCCTTCGCCGATTTGCTGGCCCTTGCCGCCGGACGAGGCGGAGCGGGAGCTGCGGCACAGGTGCTATTTGAAGTCCGGCTGACGCGGATTGGCGCGGCCATACTGACAGGAGCCGCACTCTCCATGTCCGGGACGGCTTACCAGGGAATGCTGCGCAATCCGCTGGTCTCTCCGGATATTCTTGGGGCCGCGGCGGGGGCGAGCGGCGGCGCGGCGCTGGCGATTCTGCTTGGCCTGGGCGGGTTTGCCGTTCAGACCGTTGCCTTCTGCACTGGTCTTGGAGCTGTGCTGCTGACCTTTGCGGTAAGCAGAGCGGTGGCGGGAATGGCGGGGAGCGGGCCGATGCTGCTGCTGCTAACTGGGATGGTCGTAGGCGCGCTGTTCGCAGCCGGTATATCCATCATCAAGTTCGTTGCCGATCCGTATAATACGCTTCCGGCGATTACCTTCTGGCTGATGGGCGGGCTCAGCTACGTCACAGGCACCGACCTGCTCGTCCAGCTGCTGCCGATGACAATTGGCGCCGTTCCGATGCTGCTTCTCGGCTGGCGGCTGAACGTGCTGTCGTTCGGAGACGAAGAAGCGTCGGCGCTGGGCGTCGATGTGCGGCGGCTCAGGCTGACGTTCATCGTCGGAGCTACGCTGCTGACCTCCACGGCGGTATCCGCCGCCGGAATGATCGGTTGGGTCGGCCTGATCATTCCGCACCTGACCCGGATGATTGCCGGAGTTAACCATCGGCTGCTGCTCCCCGCTTCGGCGCTGATCGGCGCGGGCTTTCTGCTGATTGCCGACGACTTGGCGCGCGGACTGTTCGATCAGGAGATTCCGCTCGGCATTTTGACTTCCATCGTTGGAGCGCCCGTATTTTTATACTTATTTATGAAGGAAAAAAATTAA